CACAAGTTGcagaggctttcatacttgacacgCTTgtcattgtactgttatttgcaaccacgtGTGGCGACGCCGAGTTGGCTAACTGTCACTATCATCattggagttgctaaatgaatgaatataataatgcattaaatgaataggttgtggataaatttggagaaaactcatgaaaacatttactgaaaaatgttctctggtaagtatttcTGCCATCTTACCAACAACATCTTGTTGTGGCATCGtgcatggttcaatgggatcttgataactgcaagttacaccTCTCTAAATTACTACAAGTTATGCTGTCCACAGACAGATACACGTGGGAGAAGCAGATACATGTGGGAACGGGCAATAAAAACAACTACAATTTACTTTAACCCCAAAATGTACATATTCAGCATTGTATaattaataatctgatgggtattttgagctgaaactttacagagacattctggagacaccaaagacctatcttaaaaggggtaaaatatgagccctttattatatattatttcaggTCTCCTTTTTTCACTGTTGACAGAAAGTGCTGCCAGCATGATCTGCTCTCTTTTTctattaatctttttttgttattttgtattaAGTTCATATTATGTAGCAACACGTAGCATCTCTTCTGTGGGTCACTGTAGGTTTTTAGGTAATAATGGACATGAGTCAGCATGGACAGGGGTAACAGGAAGCCAAAATGTACTTATATCCTGTTCCTGTGGCCGACTCAGCCATTAGTATTGACCTTTATTCAGAAGCATCTCATAGAGGGGCGATTTTAAAAGAAGCTGCCACACAACCTTTCAAGCTGTCATACAGCAGAAGCGTAGGCAAGCTGAAGAGGGCGGTAATTCTTGACTCGGTGGAGAATTTGCCCTTGACCTTTCAGATTGTCcagttttagtcagtttgataaGAACTAAAGCGAGATGGAGAAAGAGAGCAAGCCAGAACAGATTTTTGCTCACTGGAATTAACGTGGACATTTTTTCTTCTCCATTTTTGTCAAGAAGAAATGAGACTTGGAACACAGCACAGTATCGCTATTTATCATGGCTCAGTTTAAATAACCGAGAAacattttacaacaaataaaattacTCATGTGTTTTTGTAATGAAAAtttcataaatataataaaaagtgtCATAAATATCATTACAGAAAACTtaattgatcattttaaaaattcaatcaactagggttgggcgatgtcgaccaatttggcatcgtacgatgtctaatgtaaaatatCGCGGTGGACGATGGCATCTTCATCATAGGTGGtggtaaattaattattcatgaataattaattaattcataaggaATTAATTATATGTAGCCTACcgtccattctgctgtggcgaccccggattaataaagggactaagccgaaaagaaaatgaatgaatgaatgattgatactattaatagttaaattaatttcagtttgatttattttgttgctGGCAAATTTATGCATGATGGTTTTCAAGTTAAAGATTGAATGAAGGTAGTGTTTTAAGTGCATTTTCACCAGTTGAACTAAAAAGTTAAGAAAATctgatttaattttataataattttattcacTAATATTATAGATTTCTATAATAATATTCTTACATTATGTATTATATTGGTAAAACTTCAGAAACTGAATATGTCTCACACAAGAAAATTAGACATCAGACTTTCAGATAATGTAATATCTCCAATTCATTTGAATGATCTGCTTTTGCTGACAGATGTCTTGATTAGAATAAAAACAGGAGAATCTAATTTCACTGAACTTTGGAGATCTGTTAAAATATGCTTCATTTCATAAATTCAAGATTTACTTCCCCCAGCATTAAAGATTCATAAGATCTGTCAAAATTTCAGAGCTCCAAGTGCTGCTAACGTAGATGCAGTATATTAAGCTTGCTTCAAAAAATCAGTTAATACACACTGCGCCCTTGTGGTCAAAACAAACCAATGCACAGGTTCAGTCAATTCTAGCTATACTGTGtactaaaaaaatattgattgGATTTacgttttttaaggtaagtggttgtaaacgatttatatgggctgaatttgaacaatcaaattaaattgacTAAATTgactaatttaacttaatttgtttaaattcagcccatataaattgtttacaaccacttaccttaaaaaaattgtaaatccaataagTAAATTTTTTCTGTGTAGTTTCCAGAGAGTTTTTTGATGAGTTCGGTGTATagtcaacataataataatgtgcaACATAATAATGTGCATATCACTGAAATACTTATAAGGGCTACATGAAAATCCAAATCATAAGCAAGCAAACTGGTCACCTTGTAATTCACGGTTTTAGTCAAATGAATTAGAAAAGATATAAGTACCAAAACATACTattcactgtcgcctcacagcaagagtgtTTCGGGatcaagtcccggctgggacaAGATGTGTTtctaattgaataaactaaattgttgtGTATTAGTGCGTGTGTGGATgaatgtgtataggtgtttcccagtactgggttgcagctggaaggacatccgctgcgtaaaacatatgctggaagagttggtgtttcattctgctgtggcaacctctgaaatagagactaatgctgagttcaggctacatgattttagccctgattttgactcgccgacaggttttgagaaaccAATGACAAATGGCTGAAATCCCTGGCAAATCTGTGCTCGTTCATGTGAGTAACAATAACatagtgtgaactatcaaagacacgatcTAAGAGAATCGCTGATGAGTTGCCGACGCCCGTGAGATATTTAGCGTGCTACtataaatatctggacctgtcggtgattcaaaatcatgccatgtgaaatgtgttctgattgaaaataacatcggcgattacctacagccaatgagagagcagcatccacaagtgtgggtatctgcaggccagaggaggttgggggagaagttaaaagggcttcttcttctcagtctatttggacccaagaaatagaggaaaaactagagtaaatttggcaggagaacccgtgtctgtttgacgtgtcatctgagcaataccacaaccaggtcaaaacagaaaaaagttgaagagaaattgctaatttccttcaaaggccaggtgagcaaaataagtacatttactACCCAATTAAAAGGCTTCTTtcccattatgtagttaataacagtTAATGCgtgaccttgcgttgtttccatgtcacttctcgcgtgtttggttgtgagacgtagtttggataAAGTTGTCCAActtgttattttaaagtcatgcagtgtaaaaccccctgtcgccgatccattcTACAGTGTAAACAAAGTAGCGATGAAACGCTagtccagatagtcatgcagtgtgaaaacattcgtgacacgactactttgaaaatcgtgcagtctgaactcgaagaagccgaagaaaaataaatgaatgaatgatctatgAGAAACGCTTAAATTCCAAATGCAAAAGGTTCTTTATtgcagaaatttaaaaaaatgcaaaacttaGTTCTTATGTTTACTGTAAGTTTTTGGGAACCTAAATGGTTCTTCTATTGCAATTGCAGTGATATCCCCCTTATGGAACCTTTATTTTCAACAGTATATTAGAAAAGCGTTTCAGGTTTGTTGTATCCAAACAATCTGAAATCTGCTTCATAGAGACCGTAAAGTTTTCTCCTGTCTGCTACTGAAACGTTTGCAAACCATTCTCGCTCCCATTTTACAGCTGTCCTATTACGGTAGCCTGGGGGAAAATGAATCTGATTACTGATTCCAAGAATCTTCAGCAAATGTTCTGTGTCCTCATGAAGAGTTTCTAGTTTCCCAACAAAGTCATAGTCAATTTGGCATGGATGGCAAAGTCTGTGCATCTGCTGCCAATGCTCGTTGAACGGCTTCTCCTTTTCAGTCTTTGGATCTAACAGAtaattaataaagtgagtaaaggACAGTCTGATACTTGCAGCGAAGGCCTCTTGAGCCGAAGCAGGGGGCTGAGAAATATTGGCATAACGCTGAAGCATTGTGGAGCCGAACTGTTTGTAGAAATCCTCATTTGGCAAAGCAAACTTGTTCCGGAAAGCAGAAATCAGTCGTACAAATGGATCCCGTACAAAAAGGAACTTAGTGTAGTTCTTCAGCTTGTGATGCATTAACGGACGTGAAAAATGACCAAATAGCCTCCAAAACTTGTTGAATGTCAGATGCACAGTAGCATTGTGGGATAAAGCTGATGGTATGTCAAGAGGATCCAGATATGGAGCTCCATCAGGTGCCTTCAGCTTTTGGCTGAGCACAATCATGATTCGTTTCCAGTTGGTACAAGCTACCTTGGGTACAAAACAGTAAATCACTCCGTGACGATCATCCACAATGAGATGGTCCAGCTCTTTGCTTGGAATCTGGTCAAATGTCCTAAATTTTCCAGGGAAGATCAAACTGCTGTTGGCTGAACAAAGTTCTTTTATTATACGTTTGCGACGCGCTTGACGCAGTTTGAGGTTTTTGGAGGAAGACTGCATGAACATGTGCGTTAGATTGTTTGGATGAGCTGAGATGATTGTCAGGTTTGGTTTGACTGACCTGCTTGACTCTTTCCAGATAAACAAATCCTCGCTTGTCCATCGTTCAGAGGACACAACACTTGCTGGGAGCGCAGGTGTTGATAAAGCTGCGTGCAGATAAAAAGTCCCATCTTTTACCTCATCCCAGTGAACTATAATGAAGAATATGATAAACACTGATCCCAACAGAAGGAAAAACTGCAGCTGCCTCACCATTTTCACTGGAAATCTGTCTGTAATGGATCCCATCTTGAATGTGTAACATTATCTCTGAAATAAGTCAAGTTGGGAATTCTGGGGGAGAACatcatgaatatataaataaacgtaCAATTCGTTGAAGTCTcaatttaaaaatgtactcacacaAAATATTATCAATCACTCACCCATATTTTGTCCTTTCGTGCTCCAGGTTTCAGAACATTTCACTCCAAAACTCTCAGGAGGCAGGAATGCTTGAAGTTACATATGTAAGCTCACAGTAGGGTGTGAACGCAGGAAAATCGCACCGCCTTTCAGCCGGGACTAAATCATATGCTGTTATTCCAGACGGTTCAGCTAAAAGTATCACAAGTATTCACAGGAAACCACAGCTAAAAACAGACAGGCAGGCTTGCAGTGTCGAGTTCAGAATGAAAAAGTAAACCAAAAGCACTTATGAGTTACTCTATttttttggtttcccatggttaTTTTAATCCTTGGGATTGAGTGGGATTTTGGAGGGATTGTTCTCATGTGAAGAAGCAATaacacacacatctacacacaGACTGTTCTAGTGAATAATTTATTCTGATGGATTTAGTACTTTAAATATATGCTCTAAATTCTAGcagctaaatttaaataaaaaaatctttatttcccTGTTTATTTCACTGTTTAATTagcttaaatataaaaatacactcaTCTGTTAAGTCTTCAGCTGGATGCAGATTAAATCAGTAAAATTGAATGGCGCATTTAGGCATGGTCAGGAAAAAAATGTTGAAGTTCAAACTGAGGAACAGAATGGggaaagaaaagtgatttaaagggctagttcacccagaaatgtaaatttactccctatttactgaccctcaagtggttccaaacctttgagttccTTTgtcatgttgaacacaaaagccaataatatccagctcCAGACCCACGCATGTTTCAGCACACACAGGGTGAATACAGccatgtttttgtatttattttccatAATTAACAACTGACATGGtatagaccaaaaaaaaaaaaaaaacccattctGAACCATGCTTTATTTTCAAGTGCTTATTAACATGTTTCAAATGTAATCATCAAAAATTTTGTCAGTGCTGTCTGTGATAAAGCATATAAAATCTCAAAAGAATCTTAAATACATTCCTGTTAAAAAGCTACAATAAAGTTAATGTAAATTTACAACATGTTCTCGGCTGTACATTGTAATGCAAAAAGTAGATCTCTCGTATAAGCACTAAAAACTCAGACGTATGACTTTTTCACAGAGTGTTTGTTCCTTTGCCGTGTTTCGAGCTTTCTGTTGACATCGGCCATTGCTTTTTGTTTAGGATTTTCATTGGTGGACTTCTTGTAATTGCCTGCTTGTTGTAGGAGATTGCTGGGGTAGCAAACATCTCCTTGGCCTACAAACATATTTTAGTCAGCTTAAGTTGGCCATTAGCCTCccaaattaatttaacaatttaaaaaagaaagacagatgaTAAATGATTGATGAATAAGAAAGAAAGCTCACCTCGCTGTCGTTTGTAGACGGCCTGTGCTCGTTTGGTGTCTGAGTATTTTTGATGGATGGTGCTGGGTGGAGTTCCCCTGATCTCCAACTTCTGAAACTGCACTTCACCTAAATTGATTAAATGCCCAAATTTGTTTCCAACATCTCACATGTGCAGAACAAAGCAACATATtaaaagaaaatggaaaaaaatctttgaaaacaCTGTAGTTCTGTACCTGTAAAGTGAGTAACAGGGTTTTTCACTTTTGCTACTGGAGGTGTTGCAGGGTTTGCAGGACCGCCATTGAGTGGCTGGATGATGTTTAATGCTGGTCGCACAAGGCGGTTGTCTGAGATGCTCTCCAAAGCTGAATACCTGGAAGCATTTTGTCTTGGTTTTTGTACCTGCTGTGGTGAAAAACAAATCAGTAGTGGTTAAAACGAATAGGTTCgattaatttacttaaaatagaCAGATTCCACATCTTTGTgttgagaatttaactgaaaaatgcAACAACacattgcaaatattttttatagttagctgaaagttatatatatatagtaatggagagaagactttttttaacacatttctaaacataatagttttaataactcatttctaataactgatttatttatctttgccatgatgacagtaaataatatttgactggatatttttcaagacacttctatacagcttaaagtgacatttaaaagcttaactaggttaattaggttaactaagcaggttagggtaattaggcaagttattgtataatgatggtttattctgtagactatcgaaaaaagttagcttaaagaggctaataattttgaccttaaaatggtttttaaaaaatgtaaaactgcttttattctagccaaaataaaacaaataagactttctccagaagaaaaaaatattatcttacatactgtgaaaatgtccttgctctgttaaacataatttgggaaatatttaaaaagaaataaaaaaattcaaggggggcGGGGGGttggggggctaaaaattctgacttcaactgtatgtaataaatgcaaacaaaattAGTCCCATTGTGGAATGTTATAACAGTTTAAaacaacagtttttttatttaaatatattttaaaatgttatttctgtaatagcaaaaataaagttttgtaaaaaagacagaaatacaaaaatattgcATTTTCAACATTGACTACATTATGgctgcttaattttttttaaagctctgatgcatttttacattattttttgatCAATAAATCCTTTGATACCACTTTAAAATAACGGTCCATCAGTTaaaattagttaatgtatttactaacatgaagaaaCTATTAGTAATACCTTTATCACGGTATTTGTTCAACTTTGTTAATGTAAGTCAATgtttaagaaaatatttattactttatttaataatatttaagttaaataatgttagttcatgttaactcacaatgCAATAACTAACGTAAACAAGCACATCCTTACTTAGTTAATGTtactaaatgcattaactaatggcccattattctaaagtgttactgagcatttaaaaatgtttgttttgttttgtttatgggaTTATTTATGGATTTTCGTTGTCCATAAAAGTGTAAGTACTTTTAATGGCACTTTTGATTTATTAAATGCTtccttctttaaaaaacaaatcatacTGATCTCAAAACTTTAAATgttagtgtgtgtttatatatatatatatatataaatatatatatatatatatatatatatatatatatatatatatatatatatatataaataaccgaAAAGTCACTCAAGCACAAACACATGATAGAGGTGGACATACTTTATTGTATGATCATACTTGATCATACCCTTTTACTTGCTTCAAAAGATCTGGACCTctttttgtgctgctgtttttcaGGCAGCTCCGTTCTGCCTTCTGTTCTCTTGGGGTCCTGCTTAGACTGTGAGCTACCTCCATGTCTTTGGTGGCTTCTTCTGACCTCAGCTGACTCATCTGCCAAAGTAGAAACTAGACTGTCCATGCTCACTGAGGACTTGAGCCCTGCGGCCAAACCCATACCAGCCATCCTGGAATTGGACTTTGCTTGGAGGCGAGAGCGCCGTTTCGCTGCTATGACCGAGATGCTTTTAGTGTCGCTGACAATTTCCCTCAGAGTGTCTGGACTCACAGATTCAGTTGGACATACAGGAGTCGAATCCTTAACAGCACAAACCTGCTCAAAAACATACAGCCACATTACAAACTGCTCAACGCTGAGTTGGAAACTTCATCTATGGCCCCGTTTTCAATAGGTGTTAAGAAAAGATCATATCTTTTCAGCTGAAgcattatttttgatatttgttactgtataataaaagcaaaaagtaatttaatataattatctgAGCTAttgttaacccttgtgtattgttcaaatttagTACCCTtttatgttcgtggctgtttttgccccattgacttccattattatcgcatttttttgattgcaaagccttgataccaaataatcatgcattattgattattggtggttttctctgttgggaagaggtcaaatgtttcattttactgttgatcatcagttggcaccattaaccctttagatcagCCTGTGCAGAAcggtttctggcttttatatggagttctgtggagtaaaacagcGAATTATAGTGTGCATGCATATATACAATTACTATGTTTACCATGTTCTGACAGTTAaggtgcttattttgattttctcagacatatcaaagTAAGTGCTCAAAggtctctctcatacacacactatAGTCAATAAAACACCATATAAAAGCCAAAAACTAAgccttttttgcactgcaactgatgatcaacagcaaaaattacagattttacctcttcccaacctggaaaaccaccaacaatcaaaagtACATAgtaatatggtgtcatggctttgcaatcaaaaaatgtcattataaagtcaatggggcaaaaacagccaccaaccaATGTATTGATGAGTGAAATcttcaaagcattttcctaaaatatgtgtcaaaataagatttgttaccaaaaatcatcccatttgctgaaacacagagaaaggtGTGGCCAAATTAGGACTCAAAATGAATCCAGAGTGGAACAAAATATCCTCAACAACACACAAGGGTTAACAAGTGTTTAATTAATACAGCTGAGTAggagcattttaaaaaatatgaattccATGTCTGCAAAActagcattttaaataaaaaactcatCTCTAATTGATATTTAATctaatcaaattaaattcaaattaaaaccaTATGAATAAGAATTGAATTGTTAAATTGGTCACAGCATCCAGCCCAAGTTCAAACCagggtagcactttattttaatggttcatttgagtactagtagactgtctgcttaatatctactgatactgctccttcaacagacatttaactgactataagaaacttgtcaactcaagtacatgcaagtacatgtaaactcacactaaccctaaccccaacaggTTACTTAcagtataatctaatgagaattagttggaatatagatgcaatgtaatttaaattcaacaattggaccatcaaaataaagtgtgacccaaaccAGGAATTAATTAATACTGTACAATTTTTTCTGAATGCCAATTATGTTTCTGATTATAATCCATGTGGGGTGGTACTAGGTTTTCGCAACACGTTCCATATCAACACCATGATTGGTATTTTGTGGCTGTTGGAATGCATTCGACTACATGACCATCTACATGCATTTTCTACTAAGTCTCAAAGTCGTCAAATTCGGAATCATATAAATGTCCCTACACTTGTAATTATCCACTTGTAATCAAATTGGTAAATATTCATCTTATGGtgcatttatgcaaaaaaaaaaaaaaaaaaaagtttaaaaatgtaataaataaaaattagcaGGCTATAGTTTTATATCAGTTGTAGACTAATTTCCAAATAGATTAAGATCTGTGTTAAGAATGAAATAATTTAAGATCATTTTCAGTCTTTTTTGTTTACCTTCCTCATAAGAGTCTGGCTAGAAGATGAATGGTGCTGTCTCCGAGGTTGAATTTTAGACAGTGATTTAAAAACTCTGTTACTGTCACTGTAATGAGGGAGATAAAAGAAATACAAGCAAGAAGAAAGCACACTATTTATGTCATTCTGGATGAACACAACAGTCTACTTCTCTTATTGCATAATTTACCTGTCATAATCCAGCCCAGATGAAGAAGAGTCACGGGGATGTTTATCTAAAGGGCTGAACTTCACGTTGGGTTGCTCTGCTTTATCTGCTTCTTCTAAATTGGAGATGACATCAAGTCTCAGCTGCCTGGCCTGTGTAATCGAAATAATATTTTGATTCAATGCCATTCCATGATTTAGGTTAAGtaagaaatatttttacaaaaaaaaaacatttgtattcaGCATCGAtgcattaaatgaatcaaaaccgACAGTGTAATTGTGCTGCTTGATCATAATAGAGTTTGTGAACTTATAAATGCACTGCCATTCAGAGGTTggggaaaatgcaaaaaaaatatattttgctgatAAAAAACTActacaaaatactgaaaaaagtaagcaaaaaataaatgcataactgAATTAACACTGgtgataataagaaatgtttgttGAGCAGTAAAAAATctatgatttctgaaagatcatgtgacacttagGCCCAGAATAGTATCTGCTGAAAATTCacatgcaatttaaaataaaaatatacattttaaattataatatttcacaatattgatgtttttgattaaataaagcagcacaaaatgtaaaaaaccaCACAGTTAAAGCTTACGGCTAAAGGGTTTGTTGTGAAAGTGTGAAGATTCAGTATTTGGTCAATGATTCCATCACTTAATTCACCAAAGTACAGCGAATAAAGCTCTTGCAATCCCTCAGGTACACAAAGTCCTTGATCtgttgacaaaataaataaacaaaataccttAGGAAATTTCATATCTATATAATGTTTATCAAATGTCAAATGCCTGCTTTAAAGACGCCATTTCAGCAACCCACACCTTCAATTAGCATCTTCTGCTGGTGTATGATGTCATCACAGAGCGTCCGCTGCTGCTCGTGCCGCTGGATGATGAAGTCTTTTGTGCGGAGAACGTTTTCTTTGCAGAGAACAGCCGACTGGATTTCAGTTTTTTCCAGTTCAAGCTCATGGACTTTACAAAGCAGCATCAGAATGTCTCTCTGCTCAGTGTTGCTTATGCGTTTAGGGAGCAACTCCTCAATCTTAGATGACTTCAGCTTCATGCTCAATAGTTTTTCCTCCAGTTCACGCTAAAAAAAGGgagaggaaataaaaaaaactatttcgcTGAGGATATGTATTGGCATTTATAAAAATGGTGTAATGTAAAATGTGTTGCAGATGACACTGCTGACATGCCAGATGTTCATTTGCTTTCATGACTCATTTAAAATGGCTGAATCCGACTactactgcatttgaattcaaatgtactactcgaccattagaaaagtatgttctatacagtatgaatgtgagtagtatgaatggaactacATCCGctattttgtcatcatcacgtgacctacccatgtcagttgcatcgcttcactcccattcatgaattctctcgtggagcatcatgggatagcatagcatccATTGGATGTACACTCGAGAATCTTGCCGGAAATAGTAGGTCCTCCGGGTACTTCTCAGATGCTGTTTTTCCAATTCTATGAAttcatactactcggctcacatactgtttttagcgtactatatagtatgcgaTTTCAAATGCAGCCCATATCTTAATAACTGTAACAGAagtaggcctgcacaatatatcatttcagcatcgataacgcaatgtgcgcatctgcaatagtcacatcacaaggtatgcaatgttgagtctgaattatagttaacaagaagctacagaattgtatttaattactgtatttatacgtttttttataaggaatttatacaatttatgcaaaaaaagatCCTTTTGCTTAtggaaaactcttaattttgccttatttcttcttaagttgaaaacaaaacagtatttttacttgatatattaatttttagatatttggactcgaAAAGTAAGAAAactatttttttgcattgtgattattcaatttccgTACCCGAATATTGTTAGAATCTCCAGAAAACCAATTCAAattatcttgtgaaactgtataaatattggaatatttatcgcagaaaaataaaatatcgcaatatcagatttttgtgGTCCTAAACAGAAGTTAAAAAACGACTAATTAC
This genomic stretch from Danio aesculapii chromosome 1, fDanAes4.1, whole genome shotgun sequence harbors:
- the LOC130217476 gene encoding carbohydrate sulfotransferase 12 isoform X1 — its product is MGSITDRFPVKMVRQLQFFLLLGSVFIIFFIIVHWDEVKDGTFYLHAALSTPALPASVVSSERWTSEDLFIWKESSRSVKPNLTIISAHPNNLTHMFMQSSSKNLKLRQARRKRIIKELCSANSSLIFPGKFRTFDQIPSKELDHLIVDDRHGVIYCFVPKVACTNWKRIMIVLSQKLKAPDGAPYLDPLDIPSALSHNATVHLTFNKFWRLFGHFSRPLMHHKLKNYTKFLFVRDPFVRLISAFRNKFALPNEDFYKQFGSTMLQRYANISQPPASAQEAFAASIRLSFTHFINYLLDPKTEKEKPFNEHWQQMHRLCHPCQIDYDFVGKLETLHEDTEHLLKILGISNQIHFPPGYRNRTAVKWEREWFANVSVADRRKLYGLYEADFRLFGYNKPETLF
- the LOC130217476 gene encoding carbohydrate sulfotransferase 12 isoform X2 gives rise to the protein MLHIQDGIHYRQISSENALSTPALPASVVSSERWTSEDLFIWKESSRSVKPNLTIISAHPNNLTHMFMQSSSKNLKLRQARRKRIIKELCSANSSLIFPGKFRTFDQIPSKELDHLIVDDRHGVIYCFVPKVACTNWKRIMIVLSQKLKAPDGAPYLDPLDIPSALSHNATVHLTFNKFWRLFGHFSRPLMHHKLKNYTKFLFVRDPFVRLISAFRNKFALPNEDFYKQFGSTMLQRYANISQPPASAQEAFAASIRLSFTHFINYLLDPKTEKEKPFNEHWQQMHRLCHPCQIDYDFVGKLETLHEDTEHLLKILGISNQIHFPPGYRNRTAVKWEREWFANVSVADRRKLYGLYEADFRLFGYNKPETLF